The sequence ACAGATTCATGCACCTCAGCAAAGTGCTCTTCCCGCTGCCGCTGGGACCAATGATGGTAATGACCTCCTGCGGCATGACCTTCATTGAAATGCCGCAGAGGACCTCATGGTCACCGAACGATTTCTTGACGTCCACGAGTTCGAGAATAGGTTCCACCATCTTCACTCACTCCCCATCATGCCTGGTATGGCGAACTTCTTCTCCACGACCCTCATGATCCTTGACGTGCTGAAGGTCAAGACGAAATAGAGCACCGCCACGAATATGAGCACCGGGATGGATTGACCGGTCGTTGCACTGATCAATTTACCCCTCAGTGTTAGCTCTAGGACCCCTATGGTCATTACCAGCGAGGAATCCTTGATCATAGTGATGAACTCGTTCGTGTACGGAGGTAGGGCATTGCGGATGGCCTGGGGGATCACGACGCTGAACAAAGATTGATTATAACTGAGGCCCAAGGATCTGGCTGCCTCCATCTGTCCCTTTGATATTGATTGGACCCCACCTCTGAATATCTCCGCCTGATAGGCGGCACTGTTCAGAGAAAGAGCGAGGAGACCAGCCACTAGAGGACTGGATACATAGATGCCCAATTGCGGAAGGCCGAGATAGACAAGGAATATTTGGATCAGAAGTGGCGTTCCTCTGAACGCCTCCACATAGATCGTGGACAGACCGTAGATCACCGGATTACGGGATATCCTCCCCATGCCGATGAGGATCCCCCCTATGAACCCGAGAACGATCGATATGACCGCGATCAGGAGGGTCATCTGCAACCCTCGCATAAAGACGTCGAAGTATTCCGGGACAATGGTCCAGTCGATGGTCATTACCATGTTGCAGCACCCTTTCTTTTTTTGAAATATAGATTAGGGAAGAGGTTTAGTTCCTGTAGAACGCTTAGATCAGCCACTTGAGCATGATCTCGTCCAGGGTGCCGTCAGCGACCATGTCGTTGATGGCTGAATCCATGACCGTTTTCAGCTCGGGTTCGCTGTCGGGTATGAGTATACCATAGGATTCCATCGTGTAGATGACGAAAGCCACCTTCAGATTGTAGTTCGTATCGTTGGCATACTTGTTGGCCACGGGGGTGTCCACCACGAAAGCGTCATACAGTCCGTTCTCCACTCCCAGCACGGCTGCGGGAACGTCGGAGAGGGGCACATGACTGACCGGGTCCAGATTATCGTCGACCCACCACTGTCCGGTGGTCCCGGTCTGAGTGACCAGGGTAGAATCGTTCAGGTCGTCGAGATCGGCTATGGTGCTTGAATTCTGCACCAGGACGGCCTGGTTGGCGACGTAATAGGGTACGGTGAAGTCATTGATCACGTCACGCGCAGCGGTAATGGTTATGGAAGATATGGCGCAATCCAGCTGACCGGTCTGCACAGCGGCGAACAGCGGGTCAAAGTCCATGGGTCGCCAATCAATTTCGACACCTAGCTTCGCGGCGATGTACTGCATGATCTCTATGTCTATGCCCTCGAGTTCGTCAGTGGTAGCGTTGATGTTCTCGAACGGAGGATATGGGACCTGGGTTCCGACAATGATCGTTCCGCGGTCCTGGATCTTTTCCAAAGCGGTCCTATTGTCGCTGTTGAGGAAACCACCCAATACCACAACGGCCACCAGTGCCGCAACGACCACCAGCACGACGGCGATGATCATCATGTTCTTATTACCACCCTTCTTTTTCAGGGAGGCCCCGCTGTCAGCAGGTTGACTAGAATTGGTATCGTCTGCCATAATTCGACACGGATGCCTTATTTTAATTTAAAACTATTTTCATTTGGGATAATGAAAAAGGACTTAATTACGTTAATTCGTAAGAAAGACTACGATTAACGTATAATCTATGCCCATATTTGCCCAATAAATACGATTTTCGAGGATCGGACAGGTATGGATATGATTTCAGCCTAATCATTCCGCATCCTGTTCCAGATGTCGATGAGGGCGTCGGCGGCATCTCTTTCCATGTCTCCCTCCACCCAGACCAACAGATCGGCCAGTT comes from Methanomassiliicoccales archaeon and encodes:
- a CDS encoding ABC transporter substrate-binding protein — encoded protein: MADDTNSSQPADSGASLKKKGGNKNMMIIAVVLVVVAALVAVVVLGGFLNSDNRTALEKIQDRGTIIVGTQVPYPPFENINATTDELEGIDIEIMQYIAAKLGVEIDWRPMDFDPLFAAVQTGQLDCAISSITITAARDVINDFTVPYYVANQAVLVQNSSTIADLDDLNDSTLVTQTGTTGQWWVDDNLDPVSHVPLSDVPAAVLGVENGLYDAFVVDTPVANKYANDTNYNLKVAFVIYTMESYGILIPDSEPELKTVMDSAINDMVADGTLDEIMLKWLI
- a CDS encoding amino acid ABC transporter permease, whose amino-acid sequence is MVMTIDWTIVPEYFDVFMRGLQMTLLIAVISIVLGFIGGILIGMGRISRNPVIYGLSTIYVEAFRGTPLLIQIFLVYLGLPQLGIYVSSPLVAGLLALSLNSAAYQAEIFRGGVQSISKGQMEAARSLGLSYNQSLFSVVIPQAIRNALPPYTNEFITMIKDSSLVMTIGVLELTLRGKLISATTGQSIPVLIFVAVLYFVLTFSTSRIMRVVEKKFAIPGMMGSE